One genomic region from Macaca mulatta isolate MMU2019108-1 chromosome 20, T2T-MMU8v2.0, whole genome shotgun sequence encodes:
- the LOC106994901 gene encoding uncharacterized protein LOC106994901 has translation MAPRGTAWAALPSSAPGGPAPAARAPQPEPAILSGPAQLHRRNFRPGAGPAGTHGWGRVGPRVRPISLDGDARPAASGAGRNTPVPSLGALKGRRSRRPWPALLRPLRNRPRRRPPHTFDFPTCPDHLAFRPRRNAQRPLPKQRAPSRGPSPGSQPRPQQPAPSWLPALLGVRTPVAGPPFRSAIERSYGRARTPECGWKPWAVGRVEGDKGIGGRAPPVAGPPLTALPQLVTTNPPELAVHCSTTTFCLLPDVGAAVTQLSALCGVDPPQSQPQDQESEPELVLMGCLAASPRCSQQSWCLELEMEAFMSDEAVVTVPGLPAPQYTLSGDSTVDLGRGAKAVPRPAAQPWPQPGHPRGH, from the exons ATGGCGCCGCGCGGCACGGCCTGGGCTGCGCTCCCAAGCTCCGCGCCTGGCGGCCCAGCGCCTGCAGCCCGAGCCCCGCAGCCCGAACCCGCGATCCTCTCGGGCCCGGCCCAGCTCCACCGCCGGAACTTCCGGCCGGGGGCGGGACCAGCGGGGACGCACGGGTGGGGGCGAGTGGGGCCGCGCGTGCGCCCAATCAGCCTGGACGGGGACGCTAGGCCCGCGGCGTCGGGGGCTGGGAGGAACACTCCGGTTCCCTCGCTCGGCGCTCTTAAGGGTCGGCGTTCGCGGAGGCCCTGGCCCGCCCTGCTGAGGCCTCTTCGGAACCGGCCTCGGCGGCGACCGCCACACACATTCGACTTTCCCA CCTGTCCCGACCACCTGGCGTTCCGCCCCCGCCGCAACGCGCAGAGACCCCTCCCCAAGCAGCGGGCCCCATCCAGAGGCCCTTCCCCCGGCAGCCAGCCCCGCCCCCAGCAGCCCGCCCCATCG TGGCTTCCCGCGCTGTTGGGTGTAAGGACCCCAGTCGCTGGGCCGCCATTCCGGAGCGCCATCGAGAGGTCCTACGGGCGCGCGCGGACCCCCGAGTGCGGCTGGAAGCCCTGGGCCGTTGGTAGAGTGGAAGGGGATAAAGGGATCGGTGGGCGAGCGCCCCCTGTGGCCGGACCTCCCCTCACCGCCCTTCCCCAG CTGGTGACCACCAATCCCCCTGAGCTGGCTGTGCACTGTTCGACCACCACCTTCTGCCTCCTGCCAGATGTGGGCGCCGCGGTCACCCAGCTGTCTGCCCTCTGCGGTGTGGACCCACCACAGTCACAGCCTCAG GACCAGGAGTCGGAGCCAGAGCTTGTCCTGATGGGGTGTCTGGCTGCTTCTCCTCGCTGCTCACAGCAGTCCTGGTGCCTGGAGCTCGAGATGGAGGCCTTCATGTCAGATGAGGCAGTGGTCACAGTGCCCGGCCTGCCGGCCCCACAGTACACCCTCAG TGGAGACAGCACTGTGGACCTGGGCCGTGGGGCAAAGGCTGTGCCCAGACCTGCTGCCCAACCTTGGCCCCAGCCTGGCCACCCACGTGGACACTAG
- the RHBDL1 gene encoding rhomboid-related protein 1 isoform X1 has product MDRSSLLQLIQEQQLDPENTGFIGADTFAGLVHSHELPLDPAKLDMLVALAQSNEQGQVCYQELVDLVSATVGRRQGHGVLARGGGKATPHCRGVCGCGKLGEPPREGCHGEVRGPLSGPCPQISSKRSSSFKRAIANGQRALPRDGLLDEPGLGVYKRFVRYVAYEILPCEVDRRWYFYRHRSCPPPVFMASVTLAQIIVFLCYGARLNKWVLQTYHPEYMKSPLVYHPGHRARAWRFLTYMFMHVGLEQLGFNALLQLMIGVPLEMVHGLLRISLLYLAGVLAGSLTVSITDMRAPVVGGSGGVYALCSAHLANVVMNWAGMRCPYKLLRMVLALVCMSSEVGRAVWLRFSPPLPASGPQPSFMAHLAGAVVGVSMGLTILRSYEERLRDQCGWWVVLLAYGTFLLFAVFWNVFAYDLLGAHIPPPP; this is encoded by the exons ATGGATAGGAGCTCCCTGCTGCAGCTCATCCAGGAGCAG CAGCTggaccccgagaacacaggcttCATCGGTGCGGACACCTTCGCTGGCCTGGTGCACAGCCATGAACTGCCCCTGGACCCGGCCAAGCTGGACATGCTGGTGGCCCTGGCTCAGAGCAACGAGCAGGGCCAGGTCTGCTACCAGGAGCTGGTGGACCTGGTCAGTGCCACGGTGGGCAGGCGGCAGGGGCATGGTGTCCTGGCCAGAGGAGGCGGGAAGGCGACTCCTCACTGCAGGGGGGTTTGTGGATGCGGGAAGCTGGGCGAGCCTCCCAGGGAGGGGTGCCATGGGGAGGTCCGTGGCCCACTCTCAGGTCCCTGTCCCCAGATCAGCAGCAAGCGCTCCAGCAGCTTCAAGCGGGCCATTGCTAATGGACagcgggcactgccccgggacGGGCTGCTGGACGAGCCGGGCCTAGGTGTCTACAAGCGGTTTGTGCGTTACGTGGCCTATGAGATCCTGCCCTGCGAGGTGGACCGCCGCTGGTACTTCTACCGTCACCGCAGCTGCCCACCCCCCGTGTTCATGGCCTCAGTCACCCTTGCCCAG ATCATCGTGTTCCTGTGCTACGGGGCCCGCCTCAACAAGTGGGTGCTGCAGACCTACCACCCCGAGTACATGAAGAGCCCCCTCGTGTACCACCCTGGGCACCGTGCCCGCGCCTGGCGCTTCCTCACCTACATGTTCATGCACGTTGG gctggagcagctggggTTCAACGCTCTCCTGCAGCTGATGATCGGGGTGCCCCTGGAGATGGTGCACGGCCTGCTCCGCATCAGCCTGCTCTACCTGGCAGGCGTGCTGGCAG GCTCCCTAACTGTCTCCATCACCGACATGCGGGCCCCGGTGGTGGGAGGCTCCGGCGGGGTCTACGCCCTGTGCTCAGCACACCTGGCCAACGTCGTCATG AACTGGGCTGGGATGAGATGTCCCTACAAGTTGCTGAGGATGGTGCTGGCCTTGGTGTGCA TGAGCTCCGAGGTGGGCCGGGCCGTGTGGCTGCGCTTCTCCCCGCCGCTGCCCGCCTCGGGCCCGCAGCCCAGCTTCATGGCGCACCTGGCGGGCGCGGTGGTGGGGGTGAGCATGGGCCTGACCATCCTGCGTAGCTACGAGGAGCGCCTGCGGGACCAGTGTGGCTGGTGGGTGGTGCTGCTGGCCTACGGCACCTTCCTGCTCTTCGCCGTCTTCTGGAACGTCTTTGCCTACGACCTGCTGGGCGCCCACATCCCCCCACCGCCCTGA
- the RHBDL1 gene encoding rhomboid-related protein 1 isoform X5, with the protein MGRVEDGVTAEELEDWDPGTSALPAPGIKQGPGEQAGMGHLSQKCWEPEPDARSQPGPALWSRGRACTQALAGGSSLQQLDPENTGFIGADTFAGLVHSHELPLDPAKLDMLVALAQSNEQGQVCYQELVDLISSKRSSSFKRAIANGQRALPRDGLLDEPGLGVYKRFVRYVAYEILPCEVDRRWYFYRHRSCPPPVFMASVTLAQIIVFLCYGARLNKWVLQTYHPEYMKSPLVYHPGHRARAWRFLTYMFMHVGLEQLGFNALLQLMIGVPLEMVHGLLRISLLYLAGVLAGSLTVSITDMRAPVVGGSGGVYALCSAHLANVVMNWAGMRCPYKLLRMVLALVCMSSEVGRAVWLRFSPPLPASGPQPSFMAHLAGAVVGVSMGLTILRSYEERLRDQCGWWVVLLAYGTFLLFAVFWNVFAYDLLGAHIPPPP; encoded by the exons ATGGGTAGGGTGGAAGATGGGGTAACAGCTGAGGAGCTGGAGGACTGGGACCCAGGCACCAGTGCCCTGCcagctcctgggatcaagcagggTCCCGGGGAACAGGCAGGCATGGGGCACCtgtcccaaaagtgctgggagccTGAGCCTGATGCTCGCAgccagcctggcccagcccttTGGTCCAGGGGTCGGGCCTGCACTCAGGCCTTGGCTGGCGGCTCCTCACTGCAGCAGCTggaccccgagaacacaggcttCATCGGTGCGGACACCTTCGCTGGCCTGGTGCACAGCCATGAACTGCCCCTGGACCCGGCCAAGCTGGACATGCTGGTGGCCCTGGCTCAGAGCAACGAGCAGGGCCAGGTCTGCTACCAGGAGCTGGTGGACCTG ATCAGCAGCAAGCGCTCCAGCAGCTTCAAGCGGGCCATTGCTAATGGACagcgggcactgccccgggacGGGCTGCTGGACGAGCCGGGCCTAGGTGTCTACAAGCGGTTTGTGCGTTACGTGGCCTATGAGATCCTGCCCTGCGAGGTGGACCGCCGCTGGTACTTCTACCGTCACCGCAGCTGCCCACCCCCCGTGTTCATGGCCTCAGTCACCCTTGCCCAG ATCATCGTGTTCCTGTGCTACGGGGCCCGCCTCAACAAGTGGGTGCTGCAGACCTACCACCCCGAGTACATGAAGAGCCCCCTCGTGTACCACCCTGGGCACCGTGCCCGCGCCTGGCGCTTCCTCACCTACATGTTCATGCACGTTGG gctggagcagctggggTTCAACGCTCTCCTGCAGCTGATGATCGGGGTGCCCCTGGAGATGGTGCACGGCCTGCTCCGCATCAGCCTGCTCTACCTGGCAGGCGTGCTGGCAG GCTCCCTAACTGTCTCCATCACCGACATGCGGGCCCCGGTGGTGGGAGGCTCCGGCGGGGTCTACGCCCTGTGCTCAGCACACCTGGCCAACGTCGTCATG AACTGGGCTGGGATGAGATGTCCCTACAAGTTGCTGAGGATGGTGCTGGCCTTGGTGTGCA TGAGCTCCGAGGTGGGCCGGGCCGTGTGGCTGCGCTTCTCCCCGCCGCTGCCCGCCTCGGGCCCGCAGCCCAGCTTCATGGCGCACCTGGCGGGCGCGGTGGTGGGGGTGAGCATGGGCCTGACCATCCTGCGTAGCTACGAGGAGCGCCTGCGGGACCAGTGTGGCTGGTGGGTGGTGCTGCTGGCCTACGGCACCTTCCTGCTCTTCGCCGTCTTCTGGAACGTCTTTGCCTACGACCTGCTGGGCGCCCACATCCCCCCACCGCCCTGA
- the RHBDL1 gene encoding rhomboid-related protein 1 isoform X6: protein MDRSSLLQLIQEQQLDPENTGFIGADTFAGLVHSHELPLDPAKLDMLVALAQSNEQGQVCYQELVDLIIVFLCYGARLNKWVLQTYHPEYMKSPLVYHPGHRARAWRFLTYMFMHVGLEQLGFNALLQLMIGVPLEMVHGLLRISLLYLAGVLAGSLTVSITDMRAPVVGGSGGVYALCSAHLANVVMNWAGMRCPYKLLRMVLALVCMSSEVGRAVWLRFSPPLPASGPQPSFMAHLAGAVVGVSMGLTILRSYEERLRDQCGWWVVLLAYGTFLLFAVFWNVFAYDLLGAHIPPPP from the exons ATGGATAGGAGCTCCCTGCTGCAGCTCATCCAGGAGCAG CAGCTggaccccgagaacacaggcttCATCGGTGCGGACACCTTCGCTGGCCTGGTGCACAGCCATGAACTGCCCCTGGACCCGGCCAAGCTGGACATGCTGGTGGCCCTGGCTCAGAGCAACGAGCAGGGCCAGGTCTGCTACCAGGAGCTGGTGGACCTG ATCATCGTGTTCCTGTGCTACGGGGCCCGCCTCAACAAGTGGGTGCTGCAGACCTACCACCCCGAGTACATGAAGAGCCCCCTCGTGTACCACCCTGGGCACCGTGCCCGCGCCTGGCGCTTCCTCACCTACATGTTCATGCACGTTGG gctggagcagctggggTTCAACGCTCTCCTGCAGCTGATGATCGGGGTGCCCCTGGAGATGGTGCACGGCCTGCTCCGCATCAGCCTGCTCTACCTGGCAGGCGTGCTGGCAG GCTCCCTAACTGTCTCCATCACCGACATGCGGGCCCCGGTGGTGGGAGGCTCCGGCGGGGTCTACGCCCTGTGCTCAGCACACCTGGCCAACGTCGTCATG AACTGGGCTGGGATGAGATGTCCCTACAAGTTGCTGAGGATGGTGCTGGCCTTGGTGTGCA TGAGCTCCGAGGTGGGCCGGGCCGTGTGGCTGCGCTTCTCCCCGCCGCTGCCCGCCTCGGGCCCGCAGCCCAGCTTCATGGCGCACCTGGCGGGCGCGGTGGTGGGGGTGAGCATGGGCCTGACCATCCTGCGTAGCTACGAGGAGCGCCTGCGGGACCAGTGTGGCTGGTGGGTGGTGCTGCTGGCCTACGGCACCTTCCTGCTCTTCGCCGTCTTCTGGAACGTCTTTGCCTACGACCTGCTGGGCGCCCACATCCCCCCACCGCCCTGA
- the RHBDL1 gene encoding rhomboid-related protein 1 isoform X3, which yields MDRSSLLQLIQEQQLDPENTGFIGADTFAGLVHSHELPLDPAKLDMLVALAQSNEQGQVCYQELVDLISSKRSSSFKRAIANGQRALPRDGLLDEPGLGVYKRFVRYVAYEILPCEVDRRWYFYRHRSCPPPVFMASVTLAQIIVFLCYGARLNKWVLQTYHPEYMKSPLVYHPGHRARAWRFLTYMFMHVGLEQLGFNALLQLMIGVPLEMVHGLLRISLLYLAGVLAGSLTVSITDMRAPVVGGSGGVYALCSAHLANVVMNWAGMRCPYKLLRMVLALVCMSSEVGRAVWLRFSPPLPASGPQPSFMAHLAGAVVGVSMGLTILRSYEERLRDQCGWWVVLLAYGTFLLFAVFWNVFAYDLLGAHIPPPP from the exons ATGGATAGGAGCTCCCTGCTGCAGCTCATCCAGGAGCAG CAGCTggaccccgagaacacaggcttCATCGGTGCGGACACCTTCGCTGGCCTGGTGCACAGCCATGAACTGCCCCTGGACCCGGCCAAGCTGGACATGCTGGTGGCCCTGGCTCAGAGCAACGAGCAGGGCCAGGTCTGCTACCAGGAGCTGGTGGACCTG ATCAGCAGCAAGCGCTCCAGCAGCTTCAAGCGGGCCATTGCTAATGGACagcgggcactgccccgggacGGGCTGCTGGACGAGCCGGGCCTAGGTGTCTACAAGCGGTTTGTGCGTTACGTGGCCTATGAGATCCTGCCCTGCGAGGTGGACCGCCGCTGGTACTTCTACCGTCACCGCAGCTGCCCACCCCCCGTGTTCATGGCCTCAGTCACCCTTGCCCAG ATCATCGTGTTCCTGTGCTACGGGGCCCGCCTCAACAAGTGGGTGCTGCAGACCTACCACCCCGAGTACATGAAGAGCCCCCTCGTGTACCACCCTGGGCACCGTGCCCGCGCCTGGCGCTTCCTCACCTACATGTTCATGCACGTTGG gctggagcagctggggTTCAACGCTCTCCTGCAGCTGATGATCGGGGTGCCCCTGGAGATGGTGCACGGCCTGCTCCGCATCAGCCTGCTCTACCTGGCAGGCGTGCTGGCAG GCTCCCTAACTGTCTCCATCACCGACATGCGGGCCCCGGTGGTGGGAGGCTCCGGCGGGGTCTACGCCCTGTGCTCAGCACACCTGGCCAACGTCGTCATG AACTGGGCTGGGATGAGATGTCCCTACAAGTTGCTGAGGATGGTGCTGGCCTTGGTGTGCA TGAGCTCCGAGGTGGGCCGGGCCGTGTGGCTGCGCTTCTCCCCGCCGCTGCCCGCCTCGGGCCCGCAGCCCAGCTTCATGGCGCACCTGGCGGGCGCGGTGGTGGGGGTGAGCATGGGCCTGACCATCCTGCGTAGCTACGAGGAGCGCCTGCGGGACCAGTGTGGCTGGTGGGTGGTGCTGCTGGCCTACGGCACCTTCCTGCTCTTCGCCGTCTTCTGGAACGTCTTTGCCTACGACCTGCTGGGCGCCCACATCCCCCCACCGCCCTGA
- the RHBDL1 gene encoding rhomboid-related protein 1 isoform X2, whose protein sequence is MDRSSLLQLIQEQLDPENTGFIGADTFAGLVHSHELPLDPAKLDMLVALAQSNEQGQVCYQELVDLVSATVGRRQGHGVLARGGGKATPHCRGVCGCGKLGEPPREGCHGEVRGPLSGPCPQISSKRSSSFKRAIANGQRALPRDGLLDEPGLGVYKRFVRYVAYEILPCEVDRRWYFYRHRSCPPPVFMASVTLAQIIVFLCYGARLNKWVLQTYHPEYMKSPLVYHPGHRARAWRFLTYMFMHVGLEQLGFNALLQLMIGVPLEMVHGLLRISLLYLAGVLAGSLTVSITDMRAPVVGGSGGVYALCSAHLANVVMNWAGMRCPYKLLRMVLALVCMSSEVGRAVWLRFSPPLPASGPQPSFMAHLAGAVVGVSMGLTILRSYEERLRDQCGWWVVLLAYGTFLLFAVFWNVFAYDLLGAHIPPPP, encoded by the exons ATGGATAGGAGCTCCCTGCTGCAGCTCATCCAGGAGCAG CTggaccccgagaacacaggcttCATCGGTGCGGACACCTTCGCTGGCCTGGTGCACAGCCATGAACTGCCCCTGGACCCGGCCAAGCTGGACATGCTGGTGGCCCTGGCTCAGAGCAACGAGCAGGGCCAGGTCTGCTACCAGGAGCTGGTGGACCTGGTCAGTGCCACGGTGGGCAGGCGGCAGGGGCATGGTGTCCTGGCCAGAGGAGGCGGGAAGGCGACTCCTCACTGCAGGGGGGTTTGTGGATGCGGGAAGCTGGGCGAGCCTCCCAGGGAGGGGTGCCATGGGGAGGTCCGTGGCCCACTCTCAGGTCCCTGTCCCCAGATCAGCAGCAAGCGCTCCAGCAGCTTCAAGCGGGCCATTGCTAATGGACagcgggcactgccccgggacGGGCTGCTGGACGAGCCGGGCCTAGGTGTCTACAAGCGGTTTGTGCGTTACGTGGCCTATGAGATCCTGCCCTGCGAGGTGGACCGCCGCTGGTACTTCTACCGTCACCGCAGCTGCCCACCCCCCGTGTTCATGGCCTCAGTCACCCTTGCCCAG ATCATCGTGTTCCTGTGCTACGGGGCCCGCCTCAACAAGTGGGTGCTGCAGACCTACCACCCCGAGTACATGAAGAGCCCCCTCGTGTACCACCCTGGGCACCGTGCCCGCGCCTGGCGCTTCCTCACCTACATGTTCATGCACGTTGG gctggagcagctggggTTCAACGCTCTCCTGCAGCTGATGATCGGGGTGCCCCTGGAGATGGTGCACGGCCTGCTCCGCATCAGCCTGCTCTACCTGGCAGGCGTGCTGGCAG GCTCCCTAACTGTCTCCATCACCGACATGCGGGCCCCGGTGGTGGGAGGCTCCGGCGGGGTCTACGCCCTGTGCTCAGCACACCTGGCCAACGTCGTCATG AACTGGGCTGGGATGAGATGTCCCTACAAGTTGCTGAGGATGGTGCTGGCCTTGGTGTGCA TGAGCTCCGAGGTGGGCCGGGCCGTGTGGCTGCGCTTCTCCCCGCCGCTGCCCGCCTCGGGCCCGCAGCCCAGCTTCATGGCGCACCTGGCGGGCGCGGTGGTGGGGGTGAGCATGGGCCTGACCATCCTGCGTAGCTACGAGGAGCGCCTGCGGGACCAGTGTGGCTGGTGGGTGGTGCTGCTGGCCTACGGCACCTTCCTGCTCTTCGCCGTCTTCTGGAACGTCTTTGCCTACGACCTGCTGGGCGCCCACATCCCCCCACCGCCCTGA
- the RHBDL1 gene encoding rhomboid-related protein 1 isoform X4, which translates to MDRSSLLQLIQEQLDPENTGFIGADTFAGLVHSHELPLDPAKLDMLVALAQSNEQGQVCYQELVDLISSKRSSSFKRAIANGQRALPRDGLLDEPGLGVYKRFVRYVAYEILPCEVDRRWYFYRHRSCPPPVFMASVTLAQIIVFLCYGARLNKWVLQTYHPEYMKSPLVYHPGHRARAWRFLTYMFMHVGLEQLGFNALLQLMIGVPLEMVHGLLRISLLYLAGVLAGSLTVSITDMRAPVVGGSGGVYALCSAHLANVVMNWAGMRCPYKLLRMVLALVCMSSEVGRAVWLRFSPPLPASGPQPSFMAHLAGAVVGVSMGLTILRSYEERLRDQCGWWVVLLAYGTFLLFAVFWNVFAYDLLGAHIPPPP; encoded by the exons ATGGATAGGAGCTCCCTGCTGCAGCTCATCCAGGAGCAG CTggaccccgagaacacaggcttCATCGGTGCGGACACCTTCGCTGGCCTGGTGCACAGCCATGAACTGCCCCTGGACCCGGCCAAGCTGGACATGCTGGTGGCCCTGGCTCAGAGCAACGAGCAGGGCCAGGTCTGCTACCAGGAGCTGGTGGACCTG ATCAGCAGCAAGCGCTCCAGCAGCTTCAAGCGGGCCATTGCTAATGGACagcgggcactgccccgggacGGGCTGCTGGACGAGCCGGGCCTAGGTGTCTACAAGCGGTTTGTGCGTTACGTGGCCTATGAGATCCTGCCCTGCGAGGTGGACCGCCGCTGGTACTTCTACCGTCACCGCAGCTGCCCACCCCCCGTGTTCATGGCCTCAGTCACCCTTGCCCAG ATCATCGTGTTCCTGTGCTACGGGGCCCGCCTCAACAAGTGGGTGCTGCAGACCTACCACCCCGAGTACATGAAGAGCCCCCTCGTGTACCACCCTGGGCACCGTGCCCGCGCCTGGCGCTTCCTCACCTACATGTTCATGCACGTTGG gctggagcagctggggTTCAACGCTCTCCTGCAGCTGATGATCGGGGTGCCCCTGGAGATGGTGCACGGCCTGCTCCGCATCAGCCTGCTCTACCTGGCAGGCGTGCTGGCAG GCTCCCTAACTGTCTCCATCACCGACATGCGGGCCCCGGTGGTGGGAGGCTCCGGCGGGGTCTACGCCCTGTGCTCAGCACACCTGGCCAACGTCGTCATG AACTGGGCTGGGATGAGATGTCCCTACAAGTTGCTGAGGATGGTGCTGGCCTTGGTGTGCA TGAGCTCCGAGGTGGGCCGGGCCGTGTGGCTGCGCTTCTCCCCGCCGCTGCCCGCCTCGGGCCCGCAGCCCAGCTTCATGGCGCACCTGGCGGGCGCGGTGGTGGGGGTGAGCATGGGCCTGACCATCCTGCGTAGCTACGAGGAGCGCCTGCGGGACCAGTGTGGCTGGTGGGTGGTGCTGCTGGCCTACGGCACCTTCCTGCTCTTCGCCGTCTTCTGGAACGTCTTTGCCTACGACCTGCTGGGCGCCCACATCCCCCCACCGCCCTGA